The proteins below are encoded in one region of Cololabis saira isolate AMF1-May2022 chromosome 11, fColSai1.1, whole genome shotgun sequence:
- the enc1 gene encoding ectoderm-neural cortex protein 1, giving the protein MKMSVCVHENRKSRVSTGSMNIYLFHKSSYADSVLMHLNSLRQQRLFTDVLLHAGTRSFPCHRAVLAACSRYFEAMFSGGLRESQAREVNFRDSIHPEVLELLLDYAYSSRVVINEENAESLLEAGDMLEFQDIRDACAEFLERNLHPTNCLGMLLLSDAHQCTKLSELSWGMCLSNFPAICKTEDFLQLPKDMVVQLLSHEELETEDERLVYDAALNWINYDLERRHSHLPELLRTVRLALLPAIFLMENVSTEELINAQAKSKELVDEAIRCKLKILQNDGVVNSPCARPRKTSHALFLLGGQTFMCDKLYLVDQKAKEIIPKADIPSPRKEFSACAIGCKVYITGGRGSENGVSKDVWVYDTVHEEWSKAAPMLIARFGHGSAELKHCLYVVGGHTAATGCLPASPSVSLKQVEQFDPVANKWTMVAPLREGVSNAAVVSVKLKLFAFGGTSVTHDKLPKVQCYDPQENRWTVPASCPQPWRYTAAAVLGNQIFVMGGDTEFSACSAYKFSSENYQWTKVGDVTAKRMSCQAVASGNKLYVVGGYFGTQRCKTLDCYDPTLDAWNSITTVPYSLIPTAFVSTWKHLPA; this is encoded by the coding sequence ATGAAAATGTCCGTGTGCGTCCATGAGAACCGAAAGTCGCGGGTCAGCACCGGCTCCATGAATATCTATCTTTTCCACAAGTCGTCCTACGCAGACAGCGTCCTCATGCACCTCAACTCGCTGCGGCAGCAAAGACTTTTCACGGACGTTCTGCTGCACGCGGGCACCCGCTCCTTTCCCTGCCATCGTGCCGTGCTGGCGGCCTGCAGCCGCTACTTCGAGGCCATGTTCAGCGGCGGTCTGAGGGAGAGTCAGGCCAGAGAGGTCAACTTCCGAGACTCGATCCATCCGGAGGTTTTGGAGCTCCTGCTGGATTACGCATACTCGTCGCGCGTGGTTATCAACGAGGAGAACGCAGAGTCGCTGCTGGAAGCTGGGGACATGCTGGAGTTTCAGGACATCCGTGATGCCTGTGCCGAGTTCTTGGAGAGAAACCTTCACCCGACCAACTGCCTTGGCATGCTGTTGCTGTCTGACGCCCACCAGTGTACCaagctgtcagagctctccTGGGGCATGTGTCTAAGCAATTTCCCTGCTATCTGCAAGACAGAAGACTTCCTCCAACTGCCCAAAGATATGGTGGTGCAGCTTTTGTCACACGAGGAGCTAGAGACAGAAGATGAGAGACTGGTTTATGACGCTGCTCTGAACTGGATCAACTACGACCTGGAAAGGAGACACTCCCATCTACCAGAGCTCCTGAGAACAGTCCGCCTCGCCCTGCTTCCTGCTATCTTTTTGATGGAGAACGTTTCAACAGAGGAGCTGATCAACGCCCAAGCTAAGAGCAAGGAACTGGTAGATGAAGCTATTCGCTGTAAGCTGAAGATCTTGCAGAATGATGGTGTCGTTAACAGCCCGTGTGCTCGACCCCGAAAAACCAGTCATGCCCTCTTCCTTCTCGGCGGGCAGACTTTCATGTGTGACAAGCTGTACTTGGTGGACCAGAAGGCCAAAGAGATCATCCCAAAAGCAGACATTCCCAGTCCCAGGAAGGAATTCAGCGCATGTGCTATTGGCTGTAAGGTGTACATCACCGGGGGAAGAGGGTCAGAGAATGGTGTGTCCAAAGATGTATGGGTCTATGATACGGTCCACGAAGAATGGTCAAAGGCAGCGCCCATGCTCATCGCCAGGTTCGGCCACGGCTCCGCGGAGCTGAAGCACTGCCTCTACGTCGTAGGAGGGCACACTGCTGCAACCGGCTGCCTCCCGGCTTCTCCGTCTGTGTCGCTCAAACAGGTGGAGCAGTTCGATCCAGTGGCAAACAAGTGGACCATGGTGGCTCCGCTGAGAGAAGGTGTGAGTAACGCAGCAGTGGTCAGCGTGAAGCTCAAGCTGTTTGCCTTCGGAGGAACTAGCGTCACCCACGACAAATTGCCCAAGGTGCAGTGCTACGACCCGCAGGAGAACCGCTGGACTGTGCCGGCGTCCTGCCCCCAACCTTGGCGCTACACGGCCGCTGCCGTCCTGGGAAACCAGATATTTGTCATGGGTGGAGATACAGAATTCTCAGCATGCTCAGCTTACAAGTTCAGCAGCGAGAACTACCAGTGGACTAAAGTGGGTGACGTGACGGCGAAGCGGATGAGCTGCCAGGCTGTGGCTTCAGGAAACAAACTGTATGTGGTGGGCGGGTACTTTGGCACGCAGCGGTGTAAAACTCTAGACTGCTACGACCCCACACTTGATGCGTGGAACAGCATCACTACTGTGCCCTATTCTCTCATTCCCACCGCTTTCGTCAGCACCTGGAAACATCTACCGGCTTGA